In a single window of the Oncorhynchus masou masou isolate Uvic2021 unplaced genomic scaffold, UVic_Omas_1.1 unplaced_scaffold_5181, whole genome shotgun sequence genome:
- the LOC135535824 gene encoding DNA helicase B-like: MKSKEKNKERLCNGEIFFIKHDVTEEEAGSQRNRKQRYLTLDDGDGRTLCVSFRELQRECKLQHAWARTIHTFQGSETETIVYVLGNGSVQTWKHVYTAVTRGDRSVYMS; the protein is encoded by the exons ATGAAAAGCAAAGAGAAGAATAAAGAGCGTCTTTGTAACGGAGAGATattctttattaaacat GACGTGACAGAGGAGGAGGCGGGCTCACAGCGGAACAGGAAGCAGAGGTACTTGACTCTGGATGATGGTGACGGACGGACGCTGTGTGTTTCCTTCAGGGAGCTGCAGAGAGAATGTAAACTGCAACACGCCTGGGCTAGGACCATACACACCTTCCag GGGTCGGAGACCGAGACCATTGTGTACGTGCTGGGAAACGGCAGCGTCCAGACGTGGAAGCACGTGTACACGGCTGTGACACGGGGGGACAGAAGCGTGTATATGTCATAG